In Allocoprobacillus halotolerans, a genomic segment contains:
- a CDS encoding DapH/DapD/GlmU-related protein produces the protein MCIINTGAIIEHECTIGHFSHVSVGSVLCGNVEIGDSVFIGANSTIRNGLKIKDYAIVGMGSCVIKNIGQNEYVAGNPATFLRRR, from the coding sequence ATGTGCATAATAAACACCGGTGCCATCATTGAACACGAATGTACTATTGGACACTTTTCGCATGTTTCAGTTGGAAGTGTACTGTGTGGGAACGTAGAAATAGGAGATAGTGTTTTTATAGGGGCAAATAGCACAATCAGGAATGGACTCAAAATAAAAGATTATGCAATCGTAGGTATGGGAAGTTGTGTTATTAAAAATATAGGTCAAAATGAGTATGTTGCTGGAAATCCTGCAACTTTTTTAAGGAGAAGATAA